CCATAATACATACTCTATCATATAACAAAACCATTAAAAGTCTGGTCGAAACGTTGAAAGTAAGGGCTATGTAATTTCTGCCAAGATGAAAACGCTGGTAGTCAAAAATCTCGTTAAAATCACATTACAAAAACTTGGAATTTCATTCAAAGTCTTATAGTTACCTACAGCTGAAAAGTCCTGATCAACCATGTTCAATGTATCATCACTGTGCATATCACATCCAACTGCGGTGCACACTTTAGCTCCTAACACCTGGGCATCACTTTCAATATTCATCTCTTCTCTCCATGCTTGCTCTTAGTTTCAATCGTGGcaccttctttcttcttccgtCTTGGTCTTGTCTTAGAATTGTCTTCTATTACTCTCCAGCCACAGAACCAATTCCTAACTAGCATAATCAAAACATGTATCTACAAGAAAATAACAAATTCGCATAGTTGAAAGTTGGCACTACAAAATTGCAAAAGAGGTGTATGATTCAGAGTAGAAAATACAAAGGAAGTTCTGAGATTCATGCATTGACTGGCATTACAAATAGCAGTACCAACAGCACAAAAGACTGGGATGCAGTTCTAAGATTCATTGGCATTAGAAACAGCAATATTTccagaagaaaagagaaaagaaaaagaaatagaaaccCACTatgtattgaatctattgatatATTCTATGAAAAAACTACAATGACAGAAATTATCTTAAGAATCAGATATCAATTGATTATTATTAAGATGTGAACCACATTCAGGTTtttcatcaaaattagatacagGAAAAGAAGCAGACACAGGACCAACAAAGAACTCTAAATTCCCATCCCCATTGTTAAAAACTTCTGAAATCCCAACCCAGATAAACAATATTTTCACAGAAACACCTTTCAGATTCTTCAAAGACCCAAATTCAACACTACCAGTAATCTTTTTCTGGTAATGCAGATAATAACCATTTTCTTCAACTTGAAATTTGCATTCTTTACCAAGATTCACTTCAAATCTGTTGTCTTCGTGTAAAACATAATCTTTTACACCTTCTGGTAAAATCCCTTTTGGGAAATTGAAACTCTCCAACATATCATATGCTGATggcgctgctgctgctgatgattcTATAGAAACCATTGAATTCAAGaacaagaaaatcaaacaaaagtaTAATGTTAGGGTTTtcatgaagatgatttttgccaTGTTTTTTGTTGAGGTGGGGGTGTTTTTATAATGGAAGGTGTTTTGAATTGAACAGAAAACTAACCTAATTGTTGTCTGGATTCTTAATATAGAAAAATTTCTGTTTCAGAAGAAATTGATGTGCAGAGGAGTCCAAATCCTAGATGAACAAGTAAAGGAAGTATTTTGTTTAGGCTTGTCTCTGTTGGATGCGTTGGCATTGACCTGATTTACAGGTGTACATCACAAttcataagagcatctccaatgctaggggtgaaggtaaTCCTAGGTGGAGGTCCTATTAATACCTTTTTGTTGTGGGTCATTACTATGtggctaaaaaaaatgaaagttataCTTTCTACCTCaaatttcatctccaatgccAAGATATTACTACCCTAGAACTTAGAGACAAATTAATTTTGGAATAAAGAATTGATTATGTGTCAAAAGACCTTGGGTCATGGAGAAGGTAAAGatatgactttctcctttaccctttCTTATGAGATGGCATCCATGTCATGCTTTTACCTTACCTTGACCTTGGCATTGGAGATAAATTCTTGGTTAGAAAAGTGCTAAATCCTAGGTGTCTTGTCTTTTTAagaccttcacccctagcattggagatgctctaactaGTGCATTGTTTTCTGGAAAACCACCCACCGCCCAACGGAGTGCCAGCTGAGGCGCAAGCACGGAGGCTCAGGCCCTTAGAGGGATTTCTTTACGAGATCCCCAAATTCTAGGGAGGAttccataaataaaaaaaaataaggagAATTCGGAATCACCCACCCTGCCGGAGTGCCATAAAAAGGGCACACATTTGGTCTCAGGTTCGGGGATTCTTCTATAAGATCCCCATTCCAGAGAGGAGATTGGATCCGGAGACCTCAGAATATGGGTCAGACTTTTGGCCAACTAGGCAGCTAGACTATTGTGAGTTGGTTGAGCATGAATACGTTTTCTTTGCAACATTCGCGAAAGGATTAAGGAGCAAATGAGATCTAATGGTTTTGTCTATGAGTAGGTAGTTTCTATTTGTTTTCTTCAAGGATCAGCAAAGATATCAAAGTGGTATTTGGAGTTTATTAAAACAAAACTTGGGAACCAGCCGAACATGGTAGGCAACTGCCTATGCTTCGCCTAGGTTGGTTCCACCTACGATCCTATCAGCATTTGTATATGTAGTCGTTGATTAGTCGAAGGTTACATGGTTCATGAATGTAACATTCCTAGTCGTTATAATTGGGTAAAAAAACATACTAGCCGAACCAACTCCAAACTGTAAATAATAACTTCTGATCGACTTGTACGATGAGACTTTATCCCCTTGATAGTGTTGACATTTATGCGAGTCTTGATTCCTGTTTTGATCTATTTTACCTGCGTAATTTTAATACAATGTTGGTTATTTCATAatcccgatgttctagtccacaATTGATGTAAAACACGACAGTTGGGTCAAGGGAAACATTTGaatccaacaacgttgttaggACTTCATCCTATTCTGAATGCATTATTTCATTGTCCAGCACCAATTATTTAAGAAGGGACAAAATATttgctgaaaagaatcaaaaggaTTTGGGGCTTAATGATACACTATTCTTTTCTGTTTTCTGAATTTCATCCTTTGAGTATTTTTTTTCACCCTCCCACTCTggcattttttttcctttgagtATCCATTTTCCAACATATTTCACTCGTCAATACCACTCTTGGATTGAAAACACTCTCTTCTCAGTAGTCGGCTCTTAACCTTTCTCTCAAACCATACACGCAGGGTATTTATCGACACGCTGGGTATTCATAGACAAAATGAATTACAACATATATTCAAGTGCTTCTCGAACTGTTatgcttgattttcttcttcttgcacGGGATAGTTTCTCTCCAAGGCTAACCTGATATAGCTCGTGTACTTTCCTTAATGATGAGCTGTCATATCTTGAGCTTGTCCGAAGCTTTGGCATGTCGCATCATCTTCTGCAACTATATTCAATCTTGTTTGTAGCTTCATTAAAAGCTCCGACTTGATTTTGAACATGGGATATCAaattcaagaaaccattgaattcAAGTATATCAAACCTTTTGCCTGAATTTCAAACTATAAAAGATCATCTCTTTCAAATTATTCCCCAAGAACCCCATCTTGAACAATTAGAAAAAGCATCTTCCAGTGCTCCCAAAGGTTTCAGGCTGGTCTTGGACATGAAATTTTGTGAACCTCGCACAGAAATTCTCAAGACCAGTTGATCCTGTTGAGTTCTCTAATGGGATAGAGGAGTATAATTCTCAACTCTCAACTCTTGAAAATAATGGTTACAATGTTGTCATACTTTAGGAAAGGTTTGATATACTTGGAAGGATTTCATTTGGCCTAAATTCGAGATGATTGCGGATCATCATTAAAAGCTGAACAACAACAAACAACTCTAACAAGAGTTagaatttcatcaacatcatcaacatcacCTGATGATGGCTCTTACCAccattcttttgaactttctccAGAATTTCAAACCAAAAGAGATCATCTCTTTCAAATCATGACCCAGGAACCTCATCTTGAACCATTAGAAAAAGCATCTTCTAGTGCTCGCAAAGGTTTCAAGATGGTCTTGGACATGTATTTTGTGAACCTCACCAAGAAATTCTCAAGACCGGTTGATCATGTTGAATTCTCTAATTGGATAGAGGAGTATGATTCTCAACTCTCAAACCTTGAACATAATGGTTACAATGTTGTCAGACTTTGGGAAAGTTTTGATATACTtagaaggatttctttttggCCTAAATGTGAGATGATTACGGATCATCGTCAATAGctgaacaacaacaaacacctcCAACAAGAGTTAGAatttcatcgtcatcatcaacatcacctAATGATGGCTCTTACCAACATTCTTTCAAAGTTTCTCCAGAATTTCAAACCACAAGAGATCATCTCTTTCAAATCATGCCCCAAGAACCGCATCTTGATCCATTAGAAAAAGCATCTACAAGTGCTCGCAAAGGTTTCAAGATGGTCTTGGACATGGATATTATGAACCTCGCCCAGAAATTCCCATCCCCATTGTTAAAAACTTCTTAAATCCCAACCCAGATAAACAATATTTTCACAGAAACACCTTTCAGATTCTTCAAAGACCCAAATTCAACACTATCAGTAATCTTTTTCTGGTAATGCAAATAATAACCATTCACTTCAAATCTATTATCTTCGTGTAAAACATAATTTTTTTACGCCTTCTGGTAATATCCCTTTTGGGAAATTGAAACTCTCCAACATCTCATAttctgatgctgctgctgctgatgattcTATAGAAACCATTGAATTCAAGAacaagaaaatcaaacagaaatataATGATAGGATTTTCATGAAGAAGATTGTTTCCATGTTTTTGTTGAGATGGGGGTGTTCTTATAATGGAAGGTGTTTTGAATTGAACAGAAAACTAAACTAATTGTTGTCTGGATTCCTAATTTAAAAAATTTTCTGTTTCAGAAGAAATTGATGTGCAGAGGAGTCCAAATCCTAGATGAACAAGTAAAGGAAGTATTTTTTCCTTTCTCTGTTTAGGATTGTCTCTGTTGGATGCGTTGGCATTGACCTGATTTACAGGTGTAAATCACAATTCATAACTAGTGCATTGTTTTCCGGGGAAACCACCCACCGCCCAACGGAGTGCCAGCTGAGGCGCAAGCACCGAGGCTCAGGCCCTTGGAGGGATTTCTTTACGAGATCCCCAAATTCTAGGGAGGATTCCATAAAAAAAATTAGTGAGGAGAATTCTTTCTTCTGACGGAATCACCCACCCCCGCCGGAGTGTCATATGAAGGGCACACATTTGGGCTCAGGTTGGGGATTCTTCTATAGGATCCCACATTCCAGAGAAGACATTGGATCCGGAGACTTAAGGATGTGGGTCAGACTTTTGGCCAACTAGACAGCTAGACTATTGTGAGTTGGTTGGGCATGAATATGTTTTCTTTGCAACATTCACGAAAGGACTAAGGAGAAAATGAGATCTAATGATTTCGTCTATGAGTAGGTAATTTCTATTTGTTTTCTTTAATGATCAGCAAAGATATCAAAGTGGTATTTGGAGTTTATTAAAAAAAAGCTTGGGAACCAGCCGAACATGGTAGGCAACTGCCTATGCTTGGCCTAGGTTGGTTCCAACTATGATCCTATCAGCATTTGTATATATAGTCATTGATTAGTCGAAGGTTATATGGTTCTGGAATATAAGATTCTGGTGCGCGTCGTTTACGCAACAAATTAATTActtctttccacacaattaactggtaatatagtggtAAGGAGTTCGTGCCCACGCAGAGCAAGGAGTTTCTAGTTGTTAAAAATAACCGAAATGgaggtttttatatttttaatcgaAGTAACTAataagatgaaaataataaatactaATTTGATAACAATAAGAGAAAGATGATTAGGGAATCCTTCGCAGTCACTGAACAGAAGCCTAATTAATTACAAATTTGTTTCTTGTTGAAATTGAattgttaccaaccgtagaatagcaataagctttGCTATCCCCCAGATTCCAGAAGTTCACTGGATacagaagcgctcgactaccagattctatccaaccaaTCCACCAataataagctctcaaggtgtaaattAGTAGAATGCTTTACAATCCgtgaatcaggttgatcctagCTTCTTCGGAATAGTCGAATGCCTTCTTCGcctacattcttagaggacgttatatagttgttacaccatttctcgtcaaagcaattttcaaagtgattgaagcatatcatgactttcttcactaggtaaagataaacttgatcgaagcgaaaatcttaccaacacatatttatagATATAGAtacgcgaggtatactcggctcgaaataccaaatgtgtataatccaagtctatatatatatatagcatacgacttcttatctcaaagagtaggagatagagtagatagacttttgagtgacggataagttcaaatcttcacatacctttttgtcgagaagttccaccggttccttgagtagttcttcttcttgtatgatgaatcgccatgaagtccttgagctcaactacacttttctatcctagtcggagacttagctataaatagactagaaatcaagacttatagttttgatcactaacattgacaaacatgcttgagatagcaacgcatgcgaggtcgaccgagaaatactctaacaatctccccctttgtcaattttagtgacaaaactatcaatacatatggaatacaaaaaagataaaaaaaactttagtggctcctattccatagtataatcttcaacatttctcgaaatcttcgtcacttccatgtactccaatgatcccaaaggttgtaagtttagtatcaccattgttgaatatttgtagctataacaatgagaaagcatcggtctcgatcattgttatacagtgtcatagtattattacacagtgtcaaagtccaattgtatcaaaacttcaacaatagtactatggtgatatgtatcactcccccttagtcaatactccatctcacatggaaaccacttccccttacacaatgatccgaaaaccatatgtaattgtagtgtgaactacatattaattctccccctttttgtcaataaaattggtaaaggtacaagagcgggatcataatgaaatttccgtaagagacatttcatgaccaaaagaataatacataccaacttaattcagatgcaatcatatagccgaagctgaTAGcagtcatcaaggagtttaaagatacaagttaacccctctaatattccacagtcgcactccccacaaagatatagcaattaagcacaagttcaaaagaactctcccccatttgatgtcattcccgaaagaacaacaagagcgaccttgatttcaaaagaaaagaaggattttagtggacaccaaaaaccatgagaatgattttctatatcgaaaaactcaatcaaattaatcacaagtaaacccatgattaatttaatcggaatatgcaatcaaattaaacacacaaggtgatcaacttaattgattatgctcaacataagaaaacttacggaccatatgactaacataaccattagataatgattaggatagtcgttcatatactcaatacaaaggcttatggaatatatgaatactcagcTAGACTAATCACAAGAAaccgtaattaatctaattggaattcacaatcaaactaatcacaaaagtaatcaatttaattgtcaattgttttgctcgacataagagaatttacggagcaataactaaataaccaaacaagatgattaatttagttcaaaatgctcgacataacatacctcatggaacaaccaacaaagtcaatcataaaataatcaacttcgttgtatcgtgctcaacataggacacattatggagcctcacagtaatacataggatatggatcaataaagatctttaccgtggaatacacaaggattcattctacttccatcattatattcataacaacattaatagacataatccttgaaaacaaaagattttaacctatcttccatcaaagaattgacaatataggcttaacttttgtatttgtcaaaagtctattcatcctttaaTCAATagtgaataccaattcatgaacgactttacttttgacagtataggggaccttcaagttcacggacacaaccatacatatctcataacaaattgcaatataacaaatcacaaagattaatactgcaaaaacatcatcctccaaatatttttagaattttaaaccccaaaacctaaaaaagaaacaagaagatgaaaaaatagctatgtgtagtcacaatcattgctatttaagcactagttattcttccaactaaaccaaaaagaagacatagtaggaaacaatgtctttgagaaattctttatcattcccgaactctttgtcttcaacagccattggaacataaggttcgtgaatgAAAGAGTTGATATCAATGAACCgtcttggttgatgatgtcgaaccagggccttctgaatttccaaatatcttaaaacgcaagactttatttcactaatctcctttcttacatccttcaactcatcaagaacatcggaaaacttctgagagttagaagggatagcccttggctttcttgtattcctcctctttcttttcaatgaaggagttactggagatttttctttttccttgattgatggcttaacaatcatattgacatctttttcaTCCAAATACATGATTcttagaaaataattataaacaattggtttttgtgagtataattcacaatctcattaagTAGTCTTAAGATATTAAGGATATcatagaggaaaaaggaatgtagtgtTCGcgacctttaaacaggttcgtggacgtccaactctaaaccctataaagagtagaattgtcgatataaccctttattttatttgatagacatgaAAAATAACCCAAAACAAAAaatttcctaaagcctgagaggtacacaatcttatctcttttgatcaggcacttgagacaagatttatcgaacaacacaatcaatttgtgttgtagtaaacaataatttgtccaccattttcctcttgagaagaATCCTATACttttgtctatcaaagcgatttgaccatactttcttctctaatggtgttattttgtctttggaaaccaacttcttagacgaagataaaatcatacatacctcagcagtcttctgagcaagttttagcttccttgccaatcgatttgctcttcgttgaagtttgttggcgtgcctcacttgatgtttttaattttaacatcttgatagttcatgacctttctgagaacaaaacgagcacgtcaaacttggatatattcaggcatctgtggtgtgaatgcacctagacacatagtagatcctgaaacattacaataagagtttccaaaggatgggtcaactgattcttccagcttgattggattcacttcttcaccgaaaccatcaagattgatatatgtattgctacagttatcaaaatcaatgttttcacataaaagaccgacacttgatttcctatcttcatcagaatcatagatctcagacatctcatcaagtgttacaacaagacctttgttcccagtgtattttctacgatttgggcactcgtttgaaaaatgaccaaaacctttacacttaaagcactgagggttatcctcgtcatcagcctcgtcagcatccctgtttttaggaggaacgcgattgtgaggtttatctga
This DNA window, taken from Papaver somniferum cultivar HN1 chromosome 3, ASM357369v1, whole genome shotgun sequence, encodes the following:
- the LOC113359138 gene encoding uncharacterized protein LOC113359138 → MVSIESSAAAAPSAYDMLESFNFPKGILPEGVKDYVLHEDNRFEVNLGKECKFQVEENGYYLHYQKKITGSVEFGSLKNLKGVSVKILFIWVGISEVFNNGDGNLEFFVGPVSASFPVSNFDEKPECGSHLNNNQLISDS